In the Alistipes provencensis genome, CATTTTTGATCGAAAGGTTGTTCAGCGTGATACCCACCGAACCCACGAAGGTTCCCGAGCCCCAGCCGCCGGCGATGTTGAACTGGTCGGAAGCCTGCTCCTCGAGGGGCCAGTTGACGTTCACCAGTTCATTCGAGACGGGCTTGATGTCGGGCATGACGGCCTCGGGGTTGAAATGGCCCATCGAACCCAGCGTACGGATGGTCTGCATCAGCAGCGAACGGTTGTACAGTTCGCCCGGGCGGGTGTAGAGTTCGCGGCGGACCACTTCGTCGTCGACGCGCTGGTTGCCCGTGATGCCGACCTCGTTGATGGTGAACTGCTTGCCCTCGAACACCTTGACCTCGATGTCGATCGAGTCGGGGGCGATGATCACCTCCGCGGGTTCGATCTGCGACATCAGGTAGCCCTCGTTCTGGTAGAGCGACTTGACCGACATGTCCTCGGGGTTCTCCTCCTTGCCGATTCCCAGCCGCTTGTGCATCGATTTCTTATCGTAGGTGTCGCCTTTCTTGACGCTGAACATGCGCTGCAGGTCGTCGGTTTCGTATACCGAGTTGCCGACCCACGACACGTTGCGGATGTAGTATTTGTTGCCTTCCGAGACGTCGATGTCGATGCCGATGCGTTTCTCGTTGATCGGGTAGATCGAGTCGCTCACGATGGTGGCGTTCCGGTAACCCTTCGAGTTGTAGAAGTCGATCAGCAGCTCCTTGTCGGTTTCGTAGTCGCCCTCGTTGAGCTTGGCGCCCTTGAAGAAGTTGATCGATTTCTGGTGGGTTTTCTTGAATGTGCGGCGCAGGCGCTTGTCCGCGAACTGCTCGTTGCCCGTGAAGTTGATCTTGCCGATCTTGACCTTCGACTTGCGGTCGATGAGGAACGTGACGGTCACGGCCTGTCCGGGACGGAGCGTGTCGTTGTCGATACGCACGCCGACCTCCGTGTTGCGGAAACCCTTTTCGGCCCAATACTGCTTGATGAGCTTCTGGTTCTTGTCGATGACGTAATCCGAGAGTTCGCTGCCGCGCTTGAGCTTGAGTTTCTCCAGCAGGTCCTTCTTCTTGCCCTTGGTGATGCCCTCGAACTCCCAGTTGTAGACGCGGGGGCGCTCCTTGAGGAACACCTCCAGATCGAGGCTGTCGCCCTCGATCTCGGCGCCGATCTTCACGTCCGAGAAAAACCGCTGGCTCCACAGCCGCGAGATGGCGTTGGAGATGAAGTTACTCGGCAGATAAATCGAGTCGCCCTCGATCAGTCCGGCAGACGACTTGATAATGTCGGGATTGAGGTACTGCACGCCGTGGACGTTGACGTTGCGAATGTGGTAGAGCCTGGGCGCACCCTCGTTTTTATACATCGGGGCATTTTCGGAAATCGCAGGCTTCGGAGCCGCCGTCGTGTCCTGCGGATTCTGCTCCTGGGCGAATATATTCGAGCAGCAAAGCACGAGGGCAGCCGCTGCCGTGAATATCTTACCGGAATAATTCATCTATTGTAAATATAGCTAATTTCATTTATTTAACCAGTCCGAAGCGGCGGTCGCGCCGTGCGTACTCCTCTATGGCCGCGTCAAAATCCCGTTCCGTGAAATCGGGCCACAGCACTTCGGGGAACCAGAGTTCGGCATAGGACGCCTGCCACAGCAGGAAGTTGCTCAGCCGCTGTTCGCCGCTGGTGCGGACGATCAGGTCGGGGTCAGGGTAGTGGGCCGTGTCGAGCGAGGTGCTGACCGTGCCCTCGGAAATCTCCGCGGGGGCGATCTCCCCGGCCTCCACGCGGCGGGCGATCCGCTGCACGGCGCGCGTTATTTCGTCGCGCGACGAGTAGTTGAGCGCCAGAATCAGCGTCAGCGTCCGTCCTCCGGCGGTCCGTTCCTCGGCTTGGGCCAGATAGCGCTGGACCTTCTCCGAAAACCGGCTTCTGTCGCCGATCATGCGTACCTCGACGCCTTGGCGGATCAGTTCGGGCGTTTCGTTCACGACGCTCTGGCAGAAAAGTTCCATCAGCGCATCGACCTCCCCGGAGGGACGGCCCCAGTTCTCCGTCGAGAACGCGTAGAGCGTCAGGTACTTCACACCCCAGCGGGCAGCGGCGCGCAACGAAGCCCTTACGGGTTCCACACCCGCGGCATGACCCTCGTAACGCTCTTTGCCGTGCAACCCGGCCCAGCGGCCGTTGCCGTCCATAATGATGGCGACGTGTTGCGGTATGCGTTTCTGCTCGCTCATATTAGGGCACAAATATAGGGAAAAATTCTATTAACTTAAGGAAAAAACGATTAAAGATTAACTGCGGATGTCGATTCCCCACATCATCTTATTCCGTAACGTGTCGTAAAATGATATATTGTGCGGTACGGCCAAAAAAATCTGCTGTTCGGCCCGCCTGACGGTGAAGGCCGCGCCGTGCGAAATCCGGTATGTGCGGTCGTCCAGCGTGACGAACGCGTCGGAACGCCGGGCGTTGACGCGCAGCGAGATGACGCCCGAATCGGGGATCACCACCGGACGCATCGTGAGGTTGTGCGGGGCGAGGGGCGAGATGACGAGGCACCGGCACGTCGGGGCCACGACGGGACCCCCGGCGCTGAGCGAGTAGGCGGTCGATCCCGTGGGGGTGGAGACGATCACCCCGTCGCCGTGGTAGGTGGCCACCATCTGGTCGTCGACATAGGTCTCGACCGAGATCATCCCCGCGCCGTGGCGCTGCACGGTGAATTCGTTGAGTGCCAGCGTCGAATCGGGCCGGTCGTCGAAATCGCCCTCGATGCGCAGCAGCGAGCGGGGCTCGGTGGCGATTCTCCCGGCGGCGATGTCGCTGAATATCAGGTTCAGTCCGGCGCTCGGAGCGCTGGTGAGGAACCCTAAGTGTCCGGCGTTGATGCCCATGACGGGAATCGGTGCGCCGCAGAGCCGGTGTACCCCTTCGAGCAGCGTTCCGTCGCCTCCGTAGCAGACCATGACGGTTTCGGCAGGCTGTTTGCCTATGTGCCGGCCGTAGACTCTCTCCGGCGGAAGCACGATCCCGGCGGTTTGCCGCACGACGGGGGCAAATTCCTTGTTGACTGCGTAGTCGAATCCGAACAGTTCGATCGCATCGAACAACTGGCGAATCTCTTCGGGGGTGTGGGCAATCTGTGCGCGGGAAAAAAGTATGATTTTCATCGGCGGAGTTTCGAAAAAATAAAGTAACTTTACCACGCCGATCCGAACTTGGAGCGCAGGCATTTGCGAACCGGTGCGGAGGTGCGGCATATCGCCACAAATATAGTGAAAGGTGAGCGCAAAACCAAACTTGTCCGGATTTTGCCGAACCGAATCCTATATTCTTTAAATATAGCGAGTTTTATGACAAAGCTGAGTGTTAACATCAATAAGATTGCCGTGGTCCGCAATTCGCGCGGGGGCAACCTTCCCGACGTGGTCCGTGCGGCCACGGACATCGAACGTTTCGGGGCCGACGGCATCACGGTGCACCCGCGCCCCGATGCGCGCCACATCCGTTACGACGACGTGCGCAACCTGAAACGGGTGCTCACGACGGAACTCAACATCGAGGGCAACCCCATCCCGAGCTTCATCGATCTGGTGCTGGAGGTGGTCCCGGCGCAGGTGACCCTCGTGCCCGACGCCCACGACGCCATCACCTCGAACGCCGGCTGGGACACCCTTGCCAACCGCGCGTTCCTGACCGACGTGACGCGGCGCTTCCACGAGAAGGGCATCCGGGTCTCGGTCTTCGTGGACCCCTCCCCGGAGATGGTCGCCGGGGCGAAGGCGTGCGGCGCCGACCGCGTGGAACTCTACACCGAAGCCTACGCGCGTGAATATCCCGACGGCCCCGAGCAGGCCATCGCCCCTTATGCTGCCGCTGCCGAGGAGGCGCGCCGGCAGGGGCTGGGGCTGAACGCCGGGCATGACCTTTCGCTGGAAAATCTGCGTTATTTCGTCAGCCGCATTCCTTGGACTGACGAGGTTTCGATCGGCCACGCGCTGATCTGCGACGCGCTTTACTACGGACTCGAAAACACGGTGCAGCTTTATCGCCGCGAACTTAAATGACGACCACCATGAAACGTATCCTGATCCTTTCCATAGCCCTGCTCGCCGCGGGTGCGGCATTCGCCCAGAGCGAATACAACTACCAGCGGCGCAGCCTTTTCGAAGTGCTCCCGGTGCTTTCGAGCGACATCGTCTTTCTGGGCAACTCGATCACCGACGGCTGCGAGTGGGCCGAACTGTTCAACAACCGCCATGTCAAGAACCGCGGCATCAGCGCCGACCGTTCGGGGTGGCTGCTCGGCCGGCTCGATCCGATCATCGAGGGGCATCCCAAGAAGCTCTTCCTGATGATCGGCACCAACGATCTGGCTGCCGGGGTCACGCCCGAGGAGATCGTGGCCAATGTTGCGAAACTCATCGACCGCTTCCAGAGCGAGTCGCGCTGGACCAAGATTTATGTCCAGAGCATCCTGCCCGTGAACGGCGAGGACTTTTCGAAGTTCAAGAACCACTACGCCCACAGCCATCTGATCGTGCCGACGAACAAGAAGCTCGAGGCGCTGTGCGACGAGAAAGAGGTCACCTACCTCGATGTCTGGGGGGCTTTGGCCGACCACGACGGCAAACTGGACAAACGCTATACCAATGACGGCCTGCACCTGATGGGCCCGGGTTATCTGGTGTGGCGCGACGCCATTAAAATTCATGTGAAATAGCCGCGTGCCGCTTTCGAATCCGATATTCCGACGGATTTCACGCCTCGCCGACGAGCAGGGCGTGAGGGCTTTCGTCGTCGGGGGCTATGTGCGC is a window encoding:
- a CDS encoding NAD(+)/NADH kinase; the encoded protein is MKIILFSRAQIAHTPEEIRQLFDAIELFGFDYAVNKEFAPVVRQTAGIVLPPERVYGRHIGKQPAETVMVCYGGDGTLLEGVHRLCGAPIPVMGINAGHLGFLTSAPSAGLNLIFSDIAAGRIATEPRSLLRIEGDFDDRPDSTLALNEFTVQRHGAGMISVETYVDDQMVATYHGDGVIVSTPTGSTAYSLSAGGPVVAPTCRCLVISPLAPHNLTMRPVVIPDSGVISLRVNARRSDAFVTLDDRTYRISHGAAFTVRRAEQQIFLAVPHNISFYDTLRNKMMWGIDIRS
- the bamA gene encoding outer membrane protein assembly factor BamA → MNYSGKIFTAAAALVLCCSNIFAQEQNPQDTTAAPKPAISENAPMYKNEGAPRLYHIRNVNVHGVQYLNPDIIKSSAGLIEGDSIYLPSNFISNAISRLWSQRFFSDVKIGAEIEGDSLDLEVFLKERPRVYNWEFEGITKGKKKDLLEKLKLKRGSELSDYVIDKNQKLIKQYWAEKGFRNTEVGVRIDNDTLRPGQAVTVTFLIDRKSKVKIGKINFTGNEQFADKRLRRTFKKTHQKSINFFKGAKLNEGDYETDKELLIDFYNSKGYRNATIVSDSIYPINEKRIGIDIDVSEGNKYYIRNVSWVGNSVYETDDLQRMFSVKKGDTYDKKSMHKRLGIGKEENPEDMSVKSLYQNEGYLMSQIEPAEVIIAPDSIDIEVKVFEGKQFTINEVGITGNQRVDDEVVRRELYTRPGELYNRSLLMQTIRTLGSMGHFNPEAVMPDIKPVSNELVNVNWPLEEQASDQFNIAGGWGSGTFVGSVGITLNNLSIKNAFKKGAWRPYPMGQNQRLSLSAQTNGTYYKAFAFSFTDPWMGGKKPNSFTLSAHFSEQNNAYYVWQSATQYFRTYGLAAGLGKRLNWPDPYFTFYAEASYERYNLKNWTGFVVENGNSNLLSLKLVLARNSVDQPIYPRRGSEFSASVQATLPYSLWDGKDYSDQSMSDQDRYRWIEFHKWQFKAQWFQGFLRNSNLVLMLKAEMGYLGSYNKNKVSPFQRFEVGGDGMSGYNIYGIDIISMRGYEDGALDPSSYYSRGYNKYTAELRYPIILKPSSQIYVLGFLEGGNAFDSWKKFSPFRIKRSAGFGVRLYLPVVGMLGIDWGYGFDPPANSTTKSGSQFHFVLGQQF
- a CDS encoding isoprenyl transferase — protein: MSEQKRIPQHVAIIMDGNGRWAGLHGKERYEGHAAGVEPVRASLRAAARWGVKYLTLYAFSTENWGRPSGEVDALMELFCQSVVNETPELIRQGVEVRMIGDRSRFSEKVQRYLAQAEERTAGGRTLTLILALNYSSRDEITRAVQRIARRVEAGEIAPAEISEGTVSTSLDTAHYPDPDLIVRTSGEQRLSNFLLWQASYAELWFPEVLWPDFTERDFDAAIEEYARRDRRFGLVK
- a CDS encoding pyridoxine 5'-phosphate synthase — encoded protein: MTKLSVNINKIAVVRNSRGGNLPDVVRAATDIERFGADGITVHPRPDARHIRYDDVRNLKRVLTTELNIEGNPIPSFIDLVLEVVPAQVTLVPDAHDAITSNAGWDTLANRAFLTDVTRRFHEKGIRVSVFVDPSPEMVAGAKACGADRVELYTEAYAREYPDGPEQAIAPYAAAAEEARRQGLGLNAGHDLSLENLRYFVSRIPWTDEVSIGHALICDALYYGLENTVQLYRRELK
- a CDS encoding GDSL-type esterase/lipase family protein, producing the protein MKRILILSIALLAAGAAFAQSEYNYQRRSLFEVLPVLSSDIVFLGNSITDGCEWAELFNNRHVKNRGISADRSGWLLGRLDPIIEGHPKKLFLMIGTNDLAAGVTPEEIVANVAKLIDRFQSESRWTKIYVQSILPVNGEDFSKFKNHYAHSHLIVPTNKKLEALCDEKEVTYLDVWGALADHDGKLDKRYTNDGLHLMGPGYLVWRDAIKIHVK